The following coding sequences lie in one Lolium perenne isolate Kyuss_39 chromosome 2, Kyuss_2.0, whole genome shotgun sequence genomic window:
- the LOC127331401 gene encoding uncharacterized protein: MGAGGRVAVRRAKMDDDDDEYVADEDEVEEEYVAAACSDEDAAAAAASEDEEDPDPDHESDADFDGDEEEEADDEDFEIEAPRPRPRPRPRRRPAPKARGRGRKPDSSSSDDDFDEDLEIEPPPPRAKPKPKQKRAAAKPRARPSRKARRPRQQDDDSDADFDEEDEDLDDETFRIDAPRPRRPARARGRGRKVKKPRDDSDEDEDEDFGEDEGFEIEAAPRQRRTAPARSRRGTRKGKPRDGSDDEDFGEDGELGDEGFEIEAPPQRRTATARSRAGRKGKPPRHDSDEDFSEDEELEDEDFEIDAPRQRRPAAARFRGGRRGKKEDESDADFDAGEEKMEIESCPAAVRSRGGRKGSQEDESDADFDMGEEELETEACPTAVPSLECGEDESDAGFAGEEEGSSEDEVLEVETQPSEVPSPVRTGQQDDDSDAEFNGEEELEDEGLETETPRPEHRNGRHDDEFDEDFCEEQEEPEDQEADEELETETLQLMQPVVEGPGWGRKRKPTGSCRPRHEDDDDYEEEIEDEDEDFDPEVDEEEDNEEEEVAEDDEDLDEYAPTRAKNVRPKNHLAKRKPVAGRQHRKRRSGSKGKARKGTSAHQRRRKQWVADDEEEEDDDDFVVEDDVEEEVDYQPRKKAKVAGDGTTEPLAVGESWPSVESDTSEFEFVTSEEEDAKNEEPIADSVKIKRKKGRRKKGSESDSSSDSDYVISEEDLKDLGVPRPQETVPQPHLLTARRTIVPRRVDEKGKEPEEALKQICGICLSEEQRATIQGVLNCCSHYFCFACILEWSKVESKCPLCKRRFNTVTKSSVADVGSGLRNAAIRVEKRDQVYQPTEEEMRRWLDPYENVVCIECNQGGEDNLMLLCDICDSSAHTFCVGLGREVPEGNWYCGGCRFSVEGSYAQTQDRVVHRGESNMNTADGSSSSFGRTGVFQRPPPLNIDQPSLQGFDLNLSPIETPDEDKRAESHVPAEPVSTPTGRHATLDRRRALNRRIRILLFRPRTATNAWQNGLQHDRTTPGTEQNQRSTCTSTEDSPSCSRADLLQSQQSSSHFVQSANNLTQCTYEGGNNFREVENAKEQLIPIVKKSIKHICAQSPLDQSSFMNVARRATNTILALSGIEHNRDRVVTTPFPFPSHCCHACDGQEPAFLMRTICSSCFNSFVGDVVSHIAYMFS, translated from the exons ATGGGCGCTGGCGGCAGGGTGGCCGTGCGGCGCGCCAAgatggacgacgacgacgacgagtacgtggcggacgaggacgaggtggaggaggagtacGTCGCCGCCGCCTGCTCCGACGaggacgccgctgccgccgccgcctccgaggacgaagaggacccggaccccgaccacgaatcTGACGCCGATTTCGAcggggacgaggaggaggaggcggacgacgaGGACTTCGAGATCGAGGCGCCGCGCCCTCGCCCGCGGCCCAGGCCCAGGCGGCGCCCGGCGCCAAAGGCCCGCGGCCGGGGCAGGAAGCCGGATTCGTCCTCATCCGACGACGATTTCGACGAGGACCTGGAgatcgagccgccgccgccgcgcgccaagCCCAAGCCGAAGCAGAAGCGCGCGGCGGCCAAGCCACGCGCCCGACCCAGCAGGAAGGCGAGGAGGCCGCGCCAGCAGGATGACGATTCCGACGCCGAtttcgacgaggaggacgaggacctgGACGACGAGACGTTCCGGATCGACGCGCCGAGGCCCAGGCGGCCCGCCAGGGCTCGCGGCCGGGGCAGGAAGGTGAAGAAGCCGCGCGATgattccgacgaggacgaggacgaggatttCGGGGAGGACGAGGGTTTCGAGATCGAGGCGGCACCGCGGCAGAGGCGTACGGCCCCGGCTCGCTCCCGAAGAGGTACTAGGAAGGGGAAGCCGCGTGATGGTTCTGACGACGAGGATTTCGGGGAGGACGGGGAGCTGGGGGACGAGGGCTTCGAGATCGAGGCACCACCACAGAGGCGGACGGCCACGGCTCGCTCACGAGCAGGCAGGAAGGGGAAGCCGCCTCGTCATGATTCTGATGAGGATTTTAGTGaggacgaggaattggaggaTGAGGATTTCGAGATCGACGCACCAAGGCAGAGGCGTCCGGCCGCGGCCCGCTTCCGAGGAGGCAGGAGGGGGAAGAAGGAGGACGAGTCTGATGCCGATTTCGACGCGGGGGAGGAAAAAATGGAGATCGAGTCATGTCCAGCTGCGGTTCGCTCCCGAGGAGGCAGGAAGGGGAGTCAGGAGGACGAGTCTGATGCTGATTTCGACATGGGAGAGGAGGAGCTTGAGACCGAGGCATGTCCAACCGCGGTTCCCTCCTTGGAATGCGGGGAGGACGAGTCCGATGCGGGTTTCGCGGGGGAGGAGGAAGGATCGTCGGAGGACGAGGTGTTGGAGGTCGAGACACAGCCATCTGAGGTTCCTTCCCCTGTCAGGACAGGACAACAGGACGATGACTCTGATGCAGAGTTCAACGGAGAAGAGGAGTTGGAGGACGAGGGTTTGGAGACGGAGACGCCACGACCTGAGCATCGGAATGGGAGGCATGATGACGAGTTTGATGAGGATTTCTGCGAGgagcaggaggaaccagaggatcAGGAAGCAGATGAGGAGTTGGAGACCGAGACGCTGCAGCTGATGCAACCAGTCGTCGAGGGTCCTGGttggggcaggaagagaaagccgACAGGATCTTGCCGGCCCAGacacgaggatgatgatgactatGAGGAGGAGATTGAGGATGAGGACGAAGACTTCGATCCGGAGGTGGATGAAGAGGAGGAcaacgaggaggaagaggtcgcAGAAGACGATGAGGATTTGGATGAATATGCCCCGACCCGCGCCAAAAATGTCAGGCCTAAGAACCACTTGGCCAAGCGGAAGCCGGTGGCGGGGCGCCAGCATCGTAAGAGGAGGAGCGGTTCCAAGGGAAAGGCAAGGAAGGGCACGTCAGCACATCAGCGGAGAAGGAAACAATGGGTGgcggatgacgaggaggaagaagatgacgatgattttGTTGTTGAGGACGACGTGGAGGAAGAGGTGGACTACCAGCCAAGGAAGAAGGCTAAGGTTGCGGGGGATGGCACAACAGAGCCACTTGCTGTTGGGGAGTCATGGCCATCGGTTGAGTCAGACACATCAGAATTTGAGTTTGTGACATCTGAGGAGGAAGATGCCAAGAATGAAGAACCGATTGCTGACTctgtgaagatcaagaggaagaaGGGCAGAAGGAAGAAGGGTTCTGAGTCAGACTCATCCTCGGATTCTGATTATGTCATATCAGAGGAGGACCTTAAGGATTTGGGGGTACCTAGGCCCCAAGAGACAGTGCCGCAGCCTCATCTACTCACAGCACGGCGGACCATTGTTCCGAGGAGGGTTGATGAGAAGGGGAAAGAGCCAGAGGAGGCTTTGAAACAGATATGTGGGATCTGCCTCTCAGAGGAGCAGAGAGCCACAATACAGGGCGTGCTTAATTGCTGCTCACACTACTTCTGCTTTGCATGCATCCTGGAGTGGTCAAAGGTGGAGTCGAAGTGCCCATTGTGTAAAAGGCGCTTCAATACAGTTACCAAGTCATCAGTGGCAGATGTAGGATCAGGGTTGAGAAATGCTGCTATTAGGGTAGAAAAACGCGATCAG GTATACCAGCCGACTGAAGAAGAAATGAGGCGTTGGTTAGATCCATATGAAAATGTTGTATGCATAGAGTGCAATCAAGGTGGTGAGGACAATCTCATGTTGCTGTGTGATATTTGTGATTCCTCTGCACATACTTTTTGTGTTGGTCTGGGAAGAGAAGTACcagaagggaattggtattgtggtGGATGTAGATTCAGTGTGGAGGGATCTTATGCACAAACACAGGATAGAGTGGTTCACCGTGGAGAAAGTAATATGAACACTGCTGACGGCAGTTCTAGTTCATTTGGCAGAACTGGGGTATTCCAGAGACCACCACCACTAAACATTGATCAGCCTTCTTTGCAAGGGTTTGATCTGAATCTCTCTCCAATAGAAACCCCTGATGAAGATAAGCGAGCTGAGTCACATGTCCCAGCGGAACCTGTATCGACCCCTACAGGGAGACACGCAACTCTGGATAGGAGGCGTGCCTTGAATCGACGTATTCGTATTCTTCTATTTAGACCTAGGACTGCAACTAATGCGTGGCAGAATGGCCTTCAGCATGACAGAACCACACCAGGAACTGAGCAAAATCAACGGAGCACCTGCACTTCTACAGAAGATAGCCCATCCTGTTCCAGGGCTGATTTGTTGCAGAGCCAACAGAGTAGCTCACATTTTGTTCAGTCTGCAAACAATCTTACTCAGTGCACCTATGAGGGTGGAAACAATTTCCGGGAAGTAGAAAATGCCAAGGAGCAGCTGATTCCTATTGTCAAGAAGAGCATCAAGCACATTTGTGCTCAGTCCCCATTGG ATCAATCTTCTTTCATGAATGTAGCACGGCGAGCAACAAATACTATCTTAGCATTGTCTGGGATTGAGCACAACAGGGATAGGGTTGTTACTACACCTTTTCCTTTTCCTAGCCATTGTTGTCATGCCTGTGATGGCCAAGAACCAGCATTTCTCATGAGAACTATCTGCTCGTCATGCTTCAACTCTTTTGTTGGCGATGTCGTTAGTCACATCGCATATATGTTTTCGTGA
- the LOC127331402 gene encoding uncharacterized protein, translating into MRLSRQLSCVSKALDSPSDGRHGGERNAKLHMRESIEHRMPLPLAANPVAGAWLIHSYQAISSATSLCASPSLSPALPPPSALLSSPTSITQSPVELAVAAGKMAPTYRPYAAEYGRGDAMVVTYGGGAVERKAPARWVAGMGSSSVAWFVGDQAEMKRRGRVASYKAYAVEGKVKASIRRGIRWIKAKCSHIVHR; encoded by the coding sequence ATGCGACTCTCTAGGCAGCTGAGCTGCGTTTCCAAGGCACTAGATTCCCCATCGGACGGCCGACACGGCGGCGAGCGCAACGCCAAACTCCATATGAGGGAGTCCATCGAGCATAGGATGCCGCTGCCGCTGGCTGCCAACCCGGTCGCTGGAGCCTGGCTCATTCATTCATATCAGGCCATCAGCAGCGCAACGTCCCTCTGCGCCTCGCCTTCATTGTCTCCTGCCTTGCCACCTCCCTctgctctcctctcctctcccaccTCCATTACTCAGTCACCGGTGGAGCTTGCTGTTGCGGCTGGCAAGATGGCACCGACGTACCGGCCCTACGCCGCCGAGTACGGGCGCGGCGACGCGATGGTGGTGACCTACGGCGGCGGGGCCGTGGAGCGGAAGGCGCCGGCGAGGTGGGTGGCGGGTATGGGGTCGTCGTCGGTGGCGTGGTTCGTGGGTGACCAGGCGGAGATGAAGCGGCGGGGCAGGGTGGCTAGCTACAAGGCGTACGCCGTGGAAGGCAAGGTGAAGGCCTCCATCCGCCGGGGGATACGCTGGATCAAGGCCAAGTGCTCCCACATCGTCCATCGCTAG